The sequence below is a genomic window from Actinomycetota bacterium.
CCCTATAAGCAATATAAACGATTATCCTGTAAAAAAGATTGCAATTCTTTCTACAGGAACACAGGGAGAACCATTATCAGCTTTGTATAAAATGGCCCTGAATGAACATAAAAGAATACAGATAATGAATGGAGATATGGTGATAATATCAGCATCTCCCATACCCGGAAATGAAAAAGCTATAGCAAATATAATAAATATGCTTATCAAACATGGTGCAGATGTTTTTTATGAGTCAATAGCTGGCGTACATGTCTCCGGACACGCTGCACAGGAAGAAATAAAAATGATGATAAATCTTGTAAAACCCAGGTTTTTTATTCCTATTCATGGCGATAATATGCATAAAGCTAATAATGCAAAACTTGCAACCAGTGTAGGGATACCTGAGAAAAATGTAGTGATTGCACAGAACGGGGATGTGATTAAAATAAATTCCAACTTCTGTAAAATAACCAATAATATCAATATGAAAAATATATATATTGATGGCATAGGATATGGAGAAATCGATGATATGGTTTTAAAGGATCGGAAATTGCTTGCAAGAGACGGTGTAATATTTAATATTCTTAATATTGACATAAAAAAAGAGGTACTTGCTGCAGAACCTGAGATTATGTTCAGGGGAGTAACCTATATGGAGAATTTTAATGTGGTACTGGATGATTGTAAAAACCTTATCAGGGAATCTGTCATGACCTGTTTTGACAATAATATAAAAGCACAGTCAAATATCGAAAAATATATTGACAGCAGGCTTGAAAAGTATCTGATTAAAAAAATAAGAATAAAGCCTGTGATAATGACAAAAGTTATTTTTATTGATTATAATTAATCTGACTGCATATAATTTTTTACAATGAATAAAGATAAGAAACCAAAATCCGGGACTACCGGCAATCTTCAGGATAAAAAAATCAAAAAAATTCTGGAAGATCAGCAAAGCTATGAGAGAAATTATGTAAAAAGCAGGGTTGAAGTATACGGGATACTTGTAATCATGATATCCATACTTTTTCTTATCAGCGTATTTGTCCGTGGCGAAACCGGATTTATCCTGAAATATCTAAATTATTTTCTTTCTTATCTGTTCGGAGCAGGAAAATACATATTTTCGATTCTGATACTTTTATGGGGAATAAGTTTTTTCTTCAAAAAATTACGATTTCTGAAAATACGTCTGGGTATTGGGTTTACAATTTTTTTTCTGGCACTTTTGGGAATACTGTCCAATTCAAATACCCCTGAAAGTCTCTTTGATAAAATATTTTTCACAACCAAAGGCGGAGTCACAGGCTCAGGTATTTATCACGGGCTGTTAAAGCTTACGAACAAGGCAGCTGCCCTGACCATACTGATTTTCTTCCTTTTGCTCTCACTGCTTATAATCACAAACATTTCCATAATAGACATGTTTAAGAAAATTGCAGCAAAGATAAGGGTTTCAAGGGAAAGAAGAAAAGAAATAAAATATGAAAGCCAGAAAACAGCACTGAAAGACAATTCCCTGATTCAGCTGCATCCTGAGAAGGAAGAGCTCAGGGTCAGCTATGGGGATGAAAAGTTTTTATCGGAATCAGGAAAGACAAATAAAAAATCAGATGTTTTAAAGGATGCACATAAAAAGCAGTTTCCTTTTATAACGGATCATGTAAAGAAAAAGAATTTTTATGATGATTACGATTATCAGGGGGATGAGGACGGGAAAAGTCCTCTCCTTGACAGTATCAGGGGCCGGTCAGAAGCAACAGGAAAAGCAGAGCAAAAAGAAGAAATCAGGTCCCATGAAAAAAGAACTGAATCCCAGCTGGAAATGCCTCTGGGCGGGAAAGATGATTCTGATGATTTTTACAGACTGCCTCCGCAAAGTCTTTTAAAAAAATCAAAAATGCTCTCACCTTCCCTGTACAAGCAGGATATAAAGGAAAATATTATTATATTAAATAATCTTTTCAGGGATTTTAATCTTGCTGTAAAAGTAGCTTCAGTCATAAGAGGTCCGTCTGTGACTTTATATGAATTATCTATTTCACCCGGCGTAAAAGTACAAAGACTGCTGAGCCTGGAAGATGATTTCTGTGTGGCTCTGGGTTCACCGGATATAAGAATTCTCACACCTATCCCCGGCAAATCAGCGATTGGGATTGAAGTTCCCAATAAGATAAAAAGCATAGTTACTCTTGGGGATGTTTTTTCACCGGACAGGGAAGAAATTTTAAAAAGTCCTTTAAAAGTCCCTCTTGGCAAAAGTCTTTCAGGAGATATAGTAAGTATGGATATAAGAGCCATGCCGCATATACTGATTGCAGGTTCCACCAATTCCGGAAAAAGTTCATGTATAAACAGCCTGATAATCTCACTGCTCATGAAAGTAAAACCCGGTGAAGTAAAATTTATAATGATAGATCCGAAAATGGTAGAGTTAAGCATATATAACGGGATACCTCATCTTCTTGCTCCTATTGTTGTAAATCCAAAGAAAGCTTCTGTCGCCCTGTCATGGGCTGTTGAGGAAATGGAAAACAGATTGAAGATATTATCAGATTATAAATGTAAAAATCTTGAACAGTTCAATCTGGAAGTTGACAAAAACAAATCAAATGATCCCGAACTTGTGAAATTGCCTTATATTCTTATCATCATTGACGAACTTGCCGACCTTATGCTTGTTGCTGCTTCTGAAGTAGAAGAAAGCATAAACAGGATAGCCAGTATGGGAAGAGCTGTAGGGCTTCACCTGGTAATAGCGACACAAAGGCCGTCCGTGGATGTAATAACCGGAGTCATAAAAGCAAACATTCCTTCCAGAGTTGCTTTTAATGTTGCCTCGAATACAGACTCCAGAGTAATACTTGATATGAGCGGCGCAGAAAAACTTATTGGAAGAGGCGACATGCTTTATCTGCCGGTATCAATGAACAGGCCTGAGAGAATACAGGGAGCTTTTGTGACAAGCAGTGAAATAGAAATTGTAACTGATTATATAAAGGACCAGAAGAAAGCTGCACCGGTAAAAGATATATTTGAATCTGAGATAAAAGCAGAAAAAAGAGAGATGGAAGACGATCCGCTGATTTATGATGCTTTTGAAATTTTTTTGGAATTCGGGCATGCATCAGCTTCGCTTCTTCAGAGAAGATTGAGAATAGGATATTCAAGGGCAGCCAGAATAGTTGATCAGCTTGAAAATAAAGGGTTCATAAGCGGATATGACGGGGCAAAACCAAGGGAAGTACTTATTTCAAAAGACGACTTTTTAAAATTCAAGGAAGATCTGGGATTATAGACAAATGAAGGCTTCGATTGTCTGCATAGGAAGTGAAATAAACCTCGGGCTTATAATTAATACAAACGCCACCTATATAGCACAGAAACTTTCGGAAATAGGCATTGAAAGCAATATTATAATTTCAGTCAAAGACCTTAAAAGCGATATAAAAGAAGCGACCGGTTTTTGCATTGATCATTCAGATATAATCATTTTAAGCGGAGGTCTTGGTCCTACTGAAGATGATCTAACCAGAGATGCTGTTGCCGATCTGCTTGATTTGAAATTAATAAAAAATGATTTGCTGGATGATAAAAGTCTTCGGTTTATAAGAAAAGAAATTAGTCAGAAATTAAAAAAAAAGCTTCTTAAACAATCCTATATCCCTGAAGGGGCCAGACCTATAATCCCGAACATAGGCAGCGCTTCCGGTTTTGAAGTATTCCTAAGAGAAAGAAACAAGTGGTTGTTTTCCATTCCGGGAGTTCCCAAAGAAATGAAAGATATGATTGATAATAGCGTAATAAAAAGAATTAAGGATATTCTGGATTCCAGCAAAGAGAATAATGAAAAAATATTAAAAAAGGTTTTACTGACTACAGGCATCAGTGAAAGCGAAATAGAAGAAAAAATACCTGATATATATAAAACGGCAGCCAGGATGGGTGTTGAAATTGGAATAACGGCATCTCCGGGAATAATAAGACTGATAATTGTATCAAAATCATTATCTGACAAAACAAATAATGAAAACGCAGACAGGATAAAAAGTATGCTTGTAGAAAGGCTGGATGAATTTATATATGGAGAAGAAAATAAGCTTATATCAGAATCCTTAAAGGAAACAATTATGAAATCCGGCAAAGCAATAACCATTTCTGCCGCTGAATCAATGACCGGAGGACTGATTTCACAGATGATAACAGATGTTTCAGGGAGCTCTCAGTATTTTAAAGGCGCAGTAATCTCCTATAGCGATTTTTCAAAAATCAAGATACTCGGGATTGAAAAGAAACTATTGAAACAATATGGGGCAGTAAGCGAACAGGTCTGCAGGGAAATGGCGCTGAATGTAAAAAAAATATTTGATTCCGATTATTCTGTCAGTATTTCAGGCTTTGCAGGTCCGGAAGCTGATAATAATATCGATAATGTCGGTCTTACATATATAGGTATTGCAATGCCGGACGAAGAGATAAAAGTCTTCAGGCTGAAGTTTATTGGTACAAGAACCGAAATAAAATACAGAGCCTCCCAATTTGCTTTAAACAAGCTGAGGCTGCAGATTCATAAATCAAATTAATGATAAAAAACAACTTGGACTCATCTGCTTATAACAAAGCTATTAATAAAAGGATATTCATCGGCCTGACAGTTCCTGACGGTATTTCCCGTTATTTCCATGATATGATTTCAGCAGTCAGCAGCTCCTATAGCTGTATAAAGCCGGTTCCTCCTGAAAACATACATCTGACACTGAAATTTCTTGGCAATACTTGTGTCAGCGACATTGATAAAATAAAAAGCCGGCTGAATAATGAATTAAAAGAAGTTTTTCCTTTTAATTTTGATATTGAAGACAGGATAGATGCTTTTCCCGGATTAAAAAATGCAAGAATAGTTTACGCTGTATTGGGGAATGGAAAGGAAAAGGTTGAAAGCATATACAAAAAAACCGGTAAAGCGGTTTCCTTCATGAATCTAAAAAAAGAAAATAAAAAATTTATACCCCACATTACAATCGCCAGGATAAGAGACGGCTTTGACTTCACAAAACTGATACCTGAAATAAAACCGAAGAAATTTATCAGTATCAAATGCGACAGGGTGCTGATATATGAAAGCATACTGTCAGAGAAAGGAGCAGATTATTTTATAAATAGCGAGATCCGCTTAAAGGACAAAAGAGAGAGATAGATATTTTTAAAAAAACTATGCAAAAAAATTAATAAGATAGATGATATAATAAATAAAATATAAAAATATTTTTTATATTTATGAATAAATGTTATAATATGCAAATGCACATGTAATATCTGTTTTAATATCCTGGATTAAAATTTTTAGGAGAAATAATGGAAAAAGAAAAGATTATTGAGAATGCCCTGGCCCAGATTGAAAGAGCATTTGGGAAGGGTTCAATAATGAAACTGGGTGATAACGGACCTTTAAAAGATATTGAATATGTTTCTTCCGGTTCGATTGAACTTGATATGGCTCTGGGGATAGGCGGAATACCCAGAGGAAGAGTAACCGAGATATTCGGTCCTGAATCAAGTGGCAAGACTACCCTTGCTCTCCATATAATAGCAAATGCGCAAAAGGAAGGAGGGGTGGCGGCTTTTATAGATGCTGAACATGCGCTTGATCCCGGTTACGCAAAAAATCTTGGAGTAAATACTGAAGAACTTCTTCTTTCACAGCCTGACAGCGGCGAACAGGCTCTTGAAATATGCGAAATACTTTTAAAGAGCGCGGCTCTTGATGTTATCGTTATTGATTCAGTAGCTGCTCTGGTGCCGAGAGCAGAGCTTGAAGGTGAAATAGGTGATTCTTTCATAGGGCTGCAGGCAAGGCTGATGTCTCAGGCTTTAAGAAAACTGACAGGGCTTGTAAGCAAAACAAAAACCATAGTTATATTCATAAATCAGCTGAGAGAAAAAATAGGTGTAATGTTTGGAAATCCTGAAACCACCCCCGGAGGAAGAGCTCTTAAATTCTATTCATCCGTAAGGCTGGATATCAGGAAAATTGATTCAATTAAAAACGGGACAGAAATTGTTGGAAACAGGGTCAGGGTAAAAATTGTAAAAAACAAGGTAGCTTCGCCTTTTAAGATTGCTGAATTTGACATTATGTACGGAAAAGGAATATCCAGAGAGGGAAGCATAGTGGATATAGGAAGTGAACTGGAAGTAATTGCAAGAAGCGGTTCCTGGTATTCCTATAAGGGAGAACGAATCGGACAGGGAAGAGAAAATGCCAAAATGTTTCTGATGCAGAATCCCAAAATCCTTGATGAAATTGAAAATGATATTAAACAAATATACAAAACCAAAAAGACTTCCGCCAGCCAGGATGATTCCAAAATATAAGATAAAAAATCATATTTATTATGAATTAATACAACTGCCTGTCTTTATTGTTTATATCTGTGCGAGTATGCTCTGAGTTTTGTGACAAGCCTCTAAAAATAATATATTTCTTAATCTCCTGAAGGAATTTTATTCCTAAAAATTTTGTTGACTTATATGCCCTGAATGTTATAATTTATAACGCTCTGAATACAGAGTTGCTTATTTGACTTTTTATTTTAATTACTTTCCGGGTCAGTTAAAAATATTTCAAAAATAAAAAAATATTTTGTTGACAGTGAAGTATGGATATGATAGATTATTCAAGTTTGCTTTTGTGTTCTTTGAGAACTAAATAGTGCGAGGTTCCAATTCTTAATAATTTCTTTTTAAACTTTTTGAGAGTTTGATCCTGGCTCAGGACTAATGCTGACGGTGTGCATAATACATGCAAGTCGAACGTGCAATATGAAAGTAGCAATACTTTTATAAAGCAAGTGGCGAACGGGTGAGTAACGCGTGGATAATCTGCCTTAAAGACTGGAATAACTCTCCGAAAGGAGT
It includes:
- a CDS encoding ribonuclease J, coding for MKLIPIGGLNEIGKNMMVFEKDNDMIVIDCGVIFPDDGFLGLDYIIPDFSYVKQNSKKLKAIIITHGHEDHIGAVPFLLKEVNAPIYANKLTLSLVELKLHDHQIFENVNLNEINEETKLEIGAFVIEFFRVNHSIPESFGVVVKTDIGTIIHSGDFKFDQSPIDNKPTDFPKLGMLGRQGVLALLCDSTNAEEKGYTLPEKDVGKTLYEKFSQSEGRVIIATFSSHIHRIQQIMDMSANFKRKLAISGKSLLKTIKTSSELGFLRIPEDLIIPISNINDYPVKKIAILSTGTQGEPLSALYKMALNEHKRIQIMNGDMVIISASPIPGNEKAIANIINMLIKHGADVFYESIAGVHVSGHAAQEEIKMMINLVKPRFFIPIHGDNMHKANNAKLATSVGIPEKNVVIAQNGDVIKINSNFCKITNNINMKNIYIDGIGYGEIDDMVLKDRKLLARDGVIFNILNIDIKKEVLAAEPEIMFRGVTYMENFNVVLDDCKNLIRESVMTCFDNNIKAQSNIEKYIDSRLEKYLIKKIRIKPVIMTKVIFIDYN
- the thpR gene encoding RNA 2',3'-cyclic phosphodiesterase, producing MIKNNLDSSAYNKAINKRIFIGLTVPDGISRYFHDMISAVSSSYSCIKPVPPENIHLTLKFLGNTCVSDIDKIKSRLNNELKEVFPFNFDIEDRIDAFPGLKNARIVYAVLGNGKEKVESIYKKTGKAVSFMNLKKENKKFIPHITIARIRDGFDFTKLIPEIKPKKFISIKCDRVLIYESILSEKGADYFINSEIRLKDKRER
- a CDS encoding CinA family nicotinamide mononucleotide deamidase-related protein, translating into MKASIVCIGSEINLGLIINTNATYIAQKLSEIGIESNIIISVKDLKSDIKEATGFCIDHSDIIILSGGLGPTEDDLTRDAVADLLDLKLIKNDLLDDKSLRFIRKEISQKLKKKLLKQSYIPEGARPIIPNIGSASGFEVFLRERNKWLFSIPGVPKEMKDMIDNSVIKRIKDILDSSKENNEKILKKVLLTTGISESEIEEKIPDIYKTAARMGVEIGITASPGIIRLIIVSKSLSDKTNNENADRIKSMLVERLDEFIYGEENKLISESLKETIMKSGKAITISAAESMTGGLISQMITDVSGSSQYFKGAVISYSDFSKIKILGIEKKLLKQYGAVSEQVCREMALNVKKIFDSDYSVSISGFAGPEADNNIDNVGLTYIGIAMPDEEIKVFRLKFIGTRTEIKYRASQFALNKLRLQIHKSN
- the recA gene encoding recombinase RecA, with amino-acid sequence MMEKEKIIENALAQIERAFGKGSIMKLGDNGPLKDIEYVSSGSIELDMALGIGGIPRGRVTEIFGPESSGKTTLALHIIANAQKEGGVAAFIDAEHALDPGYAKNLGVNTEELLLSQPDSGEQALEICEILLKSAALDVIVIDSVAALVPRAELEGEIGDSFIGLQARLMSQALRKLTGLVSKTKTIVIFINQLREKIGVMFGNPETTPGGRALKFYSSVRLDIRKIDSIKNGTEIVGNRVRVKIVKNKVASPFKIAEFDIMYGKGISREGSIVDIGSELEVIARSGSWYSYKGERIGQGRENAKMFLMQNPKILDEIENDIKQIYKTKKTSASQDDSKI
- a CDS encoding DNA translocase FtsK → MNKDKKPKSGTTGNLQDKKIKKILEDQQSYERNYVKSRVEVYGILVIMISILFLISVFVRGETGFILKYLNYFLSYLFGAGKYIFSILILLWGISFFFKKLRFLKIRLGIGFTIFFLALLGILSNSNTPESLFDKIFFTTKGGVTGSGIYHGLLKLTNKAAALTILIFFLLLSLLIITNISIIDMFKKIAAKIRVSRERRKEIKYESQKTALKDNSLIQLHPEKEELRVSYGDEKFLSESGKTNKKSDVLKDAHKKQFPFITDHVKKKNFYDDYDYQGDEDGKSPLLDSIRGRSEATGKAEQKEEIRSHEKRTESQLEMPLGGKDDSDDFYRLPPQSLLKKSKMLSPSLYKQDIKENIIILNNLFRDFNLAVKVASVIRGPSVTLYELSISPGVKVQRLLSLEDDFCVALGSPDIRILTPIPGKSAIGIEVPNKIKSIVTLGDVFSPDREEILKSPLKVPLGKSLSGDIVSMDIRAMPHILIAGSTNSGKSSCINSLIISLLMKVKPGEVKFIMIDPKMVELSIYNGIPHLLAPIVVNPKKASVALSWAVEEMENRLKILSDYKCKNLEQFNLEVDKNKSNDPELVKLPYILIIIDELADLMLVAASEVEESINRIASMGRAVGLHLVIATQRPSVDVITGVIKANIPSRVAFNVASNTDSRVILDMSGAEKLIGRGDMLYLPVSMNRPERIQGAFVTSSEIEIVTDYIKDQKKAAPVKDIFESEIKAEKREMEDDPLIYDAFEIFLEFGHASASLLQRRLRIGYSRAARIVDQLENKGFISGYDGAKPREVLISKDDFLKFKEDLGL